The genomic region GGCAGTACCCGACCTTCCGCTCCCACTCTGCCCCCGAGAAGACGCGCCGCACGTTCACGCTCCCCCTCCCCTCACCACCGCCTCTGCCTCACCACTTGTGGAAAACGAAGAAGGTCGCCCCGACCATCAGCACGAACCCCACGACGTAATTCCACTTGATTCCCTCGTGCAGATAGAGAACGGAAAACACGCAGAAGATCACGAGGGTGATGATCTCCTGGATGGTCTTGAGCTCGGCCGCCGAGAACCGGCCGTGGCCGAGGCGGTTGGCGGGGACCTGGAAGCAGTACTCGAAGAACGCGATCGACCAGCTGAGCAGGACTACCTTCCACAGGCCAGTGCTCTTGAACTTGAGGTG from Candidatus Methylomirabilis sp. harbors:
- a CDS encoding DMT family protein, with the translated sequence MTTILLLAISNIFMTFAWYGHLKFKSTGLWKVVLLSWSIAFFEYCFQVPANRLGHGRFSAAELKTIQEIITLVIFCVFSVLYLHEGIKWNYVVGFVLMVGATFFVFHKW